The following proteins are encoded in a genomic region of Ostrea edulis chromosome 7, xbOstEdul1.1, whole genome shotgun sequence:
- the LOC130047790 gene encoding uncharacterized protein LOC130047790: MSSQLFHDLGMSSENVTEYRTLQPGDQLAVEGEMHGIDYYHHGIFISHTEGIIEYGGENKANARVRQVDLLQFTGYGKRRLVKITYPDDQCLPPDEVVENAKKLLANPSKWGGYNAIKNNCEHFAMKCKTGMAVSIQVIEKLKECIKNPFQALRYSVASSFGGGSSIS; this comes from the exons ATGTCTAGTCAACTATTCCATGACCTTGGAATGTCATCGGAAAACGTGACGGAATACAG AACGTTACAACCTGGTGATCAGCTGGCAGTTGAAGGAGAGATGCATGGCATTGACTACTATCACCACGGTATCTTCATCAGCCACACGGAAGGAATAATCGAATACGGTGGAGAAAACAAAGCAAATGCAAGGGTGAGGCAAGTGGATTTGCTCCAATTCACCGGATATGGAAAAAGAAGATTGGTAAAAATAACATACCCAGACGACCAGTGTCTGCCTCCTGATGAAGTGGTAGAAAACGCCAAGAAACTCCTGGCTAATCCAAGTAAATGGGGAGGATATAACGCCATAAAGAATAACTGCGAACACTTCGCAATGAAATGCAAAACCGGCATGGCCGTCTCAATTCAAGTTATTGAAAAACTAAAAGAATGCATCAAGAATCCTTTCCAAGCACTGAGATATTCCGTTGCTTCGAGTTTTGGAGGTGGCTCTAGCATTTCGTAA